Proteins from a single region of Magnetococcales bacterium:
- a CDS encoding DUF4351 domain-containing protein, whose product MTTLPDEFDVPWKDILENYFPEFLAFFLPEAYREIDWERGFAFLDNELARITRAAEIGDRRMDKLVKVWRRGDDHELWVLIHIEIQGNRKPNFAENMYVYQYRAYDLYQKPVVGLAILADEEPGWRPAEFGYALWGTRQSYRFTAIKLLDYQEADLEKSTNPFAIVTLAHLHAKKTRHQPEKRYQVKWHLIRSLYKRGCNRKQVIDLFRFIDWVLHLPPELDNQLRSEIATFEEKQKMPYISSVERIGEKRGEAKVLTRQLQRRFGALPTWAVEKIAQADQPSLEEWSLQILDAQSLDAVFMDNVS is encoded by the coding sequence ATGACCACTCTGCCAGACGAATTCGATGTACCGTGGAAAGATATCCTGGAAAATTATTTTCCGGAATTCCTGGCATTTTTTCTGCCGGAAGCCTACCGGGAAATTGATTGGGAGCGCGGCTTTGCATTTCTTGACAACGAACTGGCCCGCATCACCCGTGCCGCAGAGATCGGTGACCGACGCATGGACAAACTTGTCAAAGTATGGCGTCGTGGCGATGACCATGAACTCTGGGTATTGATCCACATCGAAATCCAGGGCAATCGCAAACCGAATTTTGCCGAGAACATGTATGTCTATCAGTACAGGGCCTATGACCTGTACCAAAAACCGGTGGTCGGATTGGCCATTCTGGCTGACGAGGAGCCTGGCTGGCGACCGGCAGAGTTTGGTTACGCCCTGTGGGGTACCCGGCAAAGCTATCGCTTTACCGCCATCAAACTGCTGGATTATCAGGAAGCCGATCTGGAAAAATCCACCAATCCGTTTGCCATCGTCACCCTGGCACATCTGCATGCCAAAAAAACCAGACACCAGCCGGAAAAACGCTACCAGGTCAAATGGCACCTGATTCGCAGTTTGTATAAGAGAGGTTGCAATCGCAAACAGGTGATCGATCTGTTTCGATTCATCGATTGGGTCCTGCATTTGCCGCCAGAGCTTGACAATCAGTTGCGGTCAGAAATTGCCACCTTCGAGGAGAAACAAAAAATGCCTTATATCTCAAGCGTGGAACGTATAGGTGAAAAAAGGGGTGAGGCCAAAGTGTTGACTCGCCAACTGCAACGCCGTTTCGGTGCATTGCCCACATGGGCTGTGGAAAAAATCGCCCAGGCTGATCAGCCATCCCTGGAAGAGTGGAGTCTCCAGATATTGGATGCCCAGTCACTGGATGCGGTTTTCATGGACAACGTGTCATGA
- a CDS encoding DUF4351 domain-containing protein, with amino-acid sequence MIAALPDEFDVPWKDILENYFPEFLAFFLPEAYREIDWERGFAFLDNELARITRAAEIGDRRMDKLVKVWRRGDDQELWVLIHIEIQGNRKSNFAEGMYVYQYRAYDLYQKPVIGLAILADEEPGWRPTEFGYALWGTQQSYRFTAIKLLDYQETDLEKSTNPFAVVTLAHLHAKKTRHQPEKRYQVKWHLIRGLYKSGRNRKQVIDLFRFIDWVLHLPEELDNQLQSEIATFEEKQKMPYISSVERIGEKRGEKRGEARILTRLLQRRFGELPTWAVEKISQADLPSLEEWSLQILDAQSLDAVFMDNVS; translated from the coding sequence ATGATAGCCGCTCTGCCAGACGAGTTCGATGTACCGTGGAAAGATATCCTGGAAAATTATTTTCCGGAATTCCTGGCATTTTTTCTGCCGGAAGCCTACCGAGAAATTGATTGGGAACGCGGCTTCGCATTTCTTGACAACGAACTGGCCCGCATCACCCGTGCCGCAGAGATCGGTGACCGACGCATGGACAAACTCGTCAAGGTATGGCGTCGTGGCGATGACCAGGAACTCTGGGTATTGATCCACATCGAAATCCAGGGTAACCGCAAATCGAATTTTGCTGAGGGCATGTATGTCTATCAGTACAGGGCTTATGATCTGTACCAAAAACCGGTGATCGGATTGGCCATTCTGGCTGACGAGGAGCCTGGTTGGCGACCAACGGAGTTTGGTTACGCCCTGTGGGGTACCCAGCAAAGCTATCGCTTTACCGCCATCAAACTGCTGGATTATCAAGAAACCGATCTGGAAAAATCCACCAATCCATTTGCTGTTGTCACCCTGGCACATCTGCATGCCAAAAAAACCAGACACCAGCCGGAAAAACGCTACCAGGTCAAATGGCACCTGATTCGCGGTTTGTACAAGAGCGGTCGCAACCGCAAACAGGTGATCGATCTGTTTCGATTCATTGATTGGGTCCTGCATTTGCCGGAAGAGCTTGATAACCAGTTGCAGTCAGAAATCGCCACATTCGAGGAGAAACAAAAAATGCCTTACATTTCAAGTGTAGAACGCATAGGTGAAAAAAGGGGGGAAAAAAGGGGTGAGGCCAGAATATTGACTCGCCTGCTGCAACGCCGTTTCGGTGAATTACCCACATGGGCGGTGGAAAAAATTTCCCAGGCTGATCTGCCATCCCTGGAAGAGTGGAGTCTCCAGATATTGGATGCCCAGTCACTGGATGCGGTTTTCATGGACAACGTGTCATAA
- a CDS encoding histidine kinase — protein MNIRTRFWSILGLYLLLVCGAWMGGAWQAMNTLPVLDQPAESWLQTQTIYILSVVFLSGAVLAKIWLWLDTVLLKPLVQMDRTVSILAHADPLQEISLDNNHLLGNLPEGVQQLGHALYHARRQVKEALSTGADGTERLEKIIKHLHVGLIVINAEAHIILYNAAAQNVFQSHMESLGLGRSLYELCTRQPVETTMEFLLHRKNSAAGSDRNDVRFFCAAQHEEMMLDCVMTLYPGDRPGQNNFILTLEEATRKMSAARRYDTLIRHALENSRNPVASLRAAAETLLQHAEMDTANRLSFMQIIQNESTDLSQQLDAIAAEANTLASEQWILTDVLISDLLATLIRRLAKKSGLVLQGASESLWVRADAPALLLALEKLLQKIGEQVQYGVIESAAMLGDNRIYLDFIWSGSPISVTEVESWRTLILDEEGFPFRLEEVLERHGCEIWSQEHRRPGHAMLRLPLAPSPRQWQYPGQNIPERPDFYDFSLMGSLHVPEHVADRNLADLTFVVFDTETTGLQPSKGDEIISLAGVRIVHGRIPAGETFERLVNPRRPIPIESTRIHGISNADVHDKPALEEVLPQFKAFVADAVLVAHNAAFDMRFLHLKEASCGIHFDNPVLDTLLLSVYLHDEVTDHTLTGIAKRLGVEVREEHRAMGDAMVTAEVFLKLLDLLQVKGITTLGAAIEAGNSMVQIRRQQDKAGY, from the coding sequence GTGAATATTCGCACCAGATTCTGGAGCATCCTGGGACTCTACCTGCTGTTGGTATGCGGGGCATGGATGGGTGGGGCCTGGCAGGCCATGAACACCCTGCCCGTTCTGGATCAACCTGCCGAGTCATGGCTGCAAACTCAAACCATTTATATATTATCTGTCGTGTTTTTATCGGGAGCTGTCCTGGCCAAAATATGGCTCTGGCTCGACACAGTGCTGCTGAAACCCCTGGTCCAAATGGACCGCACGGTTTCCATCCTGGCCCATGCCGATCCGCTCCAGGAAATTTCCCTGGACAACAACCACCTGCTGGGCAACCTCCCGGAAGGGGTCCAGCAACTCGGTCATGCCCTGTACCATGCCCGTCGCCAAGTCAAGGAAGCCCTGAGTACCGGTGCCGATGGAACCGAACGCCTGGAAAAAATCATCAAACACCTCCATGTGGGCCTGATCGTCATCAATGCCGAAGCCCATATCATACTCTACAATGCAGCAGCTCAGAATGTGTTCCAAAGCCATATGGAATCCCTGGGTCTGGGACGATCTCTCTATGAACTTTGCACCCGCCAGCCCGTGGAAACCACCATGGAATTTCTTTTGCATCGCAAAAATTCCGCCGCCGGTTCCGACCGGAACGATGTGCGGTTTTTTTGCGCGGCACAGCATGAAGAAATGATGCTGGACTGTGTCATGACCCTTTATCCCGGTGATCGACCAGGACAAAACAATTTCATCCTGACCCTCGAAGAGGCAACCCGCAAAATGTCGGCAGCGCGGCGCTATGATACCCTCATACGCCATGCCCTGGAAAACAGCCGCAACCCGGTGGCCAGTCTGCGAGCTGCTGCGGAAACCCTGCTGCAACATGCGGAGATGGATACCGCGAACCGCTTGTCGTTCATGCAAATCATCCAGAATGAAAGCACCGATTTGTCCCAACAACTGGATGCCATCGCTGCCGAAGCGAATACCCTGGCCTCGGAACAATGGATTTTGACGGATGTCCTGATCTCCGATTTGCTCGCAACACTGATCCGGCGTTTGGCGAAAAAATCGGGGCTGGTATTGCAGGGAGCGTCGGAATCCCTGTGGGTCCGGGCCGATGCCCCAGCCCTGTTGCTGGCCCTGGAAAAACTGCTGCAAAAAATTGGGGAACAGGTGCAGTATGGTGTGATCGAGAGTGCGGCCATGCTCGGTGACAATCGAATTTATCTGGATTTCATCTGGTCAGGTTCGCCCATTTCCGTCACAGAGGTGGAGTCCTGGCGCACGTTGATTCTGGACGAAGAAGGATTTCCCTTTCGCCTGGAAGAGGTCCTGGAACGCCATGGTTGCGAAATCTGGAGTCAGGAACATCGCCGCCCGGGTCATGCCATGCTCCGGCTGCCGCTGGCCCCCTCCCCGCGTCAATGGCAGTATCCCGGACAAAATATTCCGGAACGTCCCGATTTTTATGATTTTTCCCTGATGGGATCGCTGCATGTCCCGGAACATGTGGCAGATCGGAACCTGGCTGATTTGACCTTTGTGGTGTTTGATACCGAAACCACCGGCCTGCAACCTTCCAAAGGGGACGAAATCATCTCCCTGGCTGGTGTGCGTATTGTTCATGGGCGTATTCCGGCTGGGGAAACTTTTGAACGTCTGGTCAATCCCCGACGTCCCATTCCCATTGAATCCACCCGGATTCACGGCATATCCAATGCCGATGTCCACGACAAGCCGGCGCTTGAGGAGGTATTGCCGCAATTCAAGGCCTTTGTGGCCGATGCCGTGCTGGTGGCCCATAATGCCGCCTTCGACATGCGTTTTTTGCATCTCAAGGAGGCAAGCTGCGGCATACACTTTGACAATCCGGTGTTGGATACCCTGCTGCTTTCGGTTTATCTCCATGATGAGGTCACCGACCACACCCTGACTGGCATTGCCAAACGCCTGGGGGTGGAAGTTCGTGAAGAACACAGAGCCATGGGCGACGCCATGGTGACTGCGGAAGTGTTTCTGAAACTTCTGGATCTGTTGCAAGTCAAGGGTATCACCACCCTGGGTGCAGCCATCGAGGCAGGCAACAGCATGGTGCAAA
- a CDS encoding response regulator yields MPVEILIVDDAPNIVLSLEFLMKKEGFAVRTAADGEAALQAIDEKIPDLILLDVMMPKRNGYEVCAAIRANPQHQKVRIIMLTAKGREVEQQKGLALGADDYVTKPFATRELVQKVRTLLGLETV; encoded by the coding sequence ATGCCTGTCGAAATCCTGATCGTCGATGATGCTCCCAATATTGTCTTGTCTCTTGAATTTTTAATGAAAAAAGAGGGTTTCGCCGTGCGGACGGCGGCTGATGGCGAAGCGGCACTTCAGGCCATCGACGAAAAAATTCCCGATCTGATCCTCCTGGATGTCATGATGCCCAAACGCAATGGCTACGAGGTTTGTGCCGCCATCCGCGCCAATCCCCAACATCAAAAAGTGCGTATCATCATGCTGACCGCCAAGGGACGTGAAGTGGAGCAGCAAAAAGGGTTGGCCCTGGGAGCGGATGATTATGTCACCAAGCCGTTTGCAACCAGGGAGTTGGTCCAAAAAGTGCGCACCCTGCTGGGTCTGGAAACTGTCTGA